The genomic interval GGGTCCAAAGGCCTCTTCACGCCGGGGATCATCGCGTTTGGGCTCGTCACGCCGGATCTCCTCGCGTCTGGGTTCCTCGCGCCGGGTTTCCCCGCGCTTCACTTCGTCACGCCGGGGTTCGTCACGTCTAGCTTCATCGCGGCGTGGTTCGTTACGCCTGGGGGGCTGTTGGGCCGGACGTTGCCGGGAAGCATCCCGGTCGCTGCCACCGCTGGGGCTTCGGCCCGACTGAGACTGGGATTCCACCGGCCGGGACGCGGGCGCTGGCCGGGGGGCGGGCCGGGGCCGTCGCGGTGGCTCGGGCCTGGCGGCGGGCACCGGCGCCGGGGCGACTTCCTCGACATGGCGCGGGGCGAAAAGGTTGGTCCAGAGCCGCTTGAGCAGGCTTTCCGGCTGTCGTTGTTCCTGAGCGGGCTGGGTCGTCGGCTGGGCCTGTGGGGGCGGCGGCTCCTGGCGCCGGGGCGCCGGTGCTGGCTCCATGGGGGCGAGCTGTTTGATGGCGGGTTCCTCGACGCGTACCGGCTCGGTGACGCGCCCGAGTTCCAGGTGTCGCTCCTCAATCTTACCGGCCAGTTGATAGCTGGGCTGATCGGGCGTCAGCCGTTCCGCGTCCTGGGTGCGCACCCGTTCGATACGATAGTCCGGGGTCTCCAGGTGTGCGCTGGGCAGGAGCAGAACGCTCAGGCGCTGGCGCTTCTCGATTTCGAGGATGGCGCGGCGTTTTTCGTTGAGGAGGAAGGTGGCCACGTCCACGGGCAGCTCCGCCAGGATGCGCTCCGTGTTCTCCTTCATGGCCTCCTCCTCCAGGATGCGGAGGATGGAGAGGGCGAGGGACTCGACGCCGCGGATGGTGCCCTGGCCCTTGCAGCGCGGGCACACGAGCTGGCTGGACTCACCCAGGGAGGGGCGCAGGCGCTGGCGGGACATCTCCATGAGGCCGAAGCGGGAAATGCGGCCGAGCTGGACCCGGGCGCGGTCCTCCTTCATGGCGTCGCGCAGCCGGTTTTCGACCTCGCGCTGGTTGCGCACCGGGGTCATGTCGATGAAATCGACAACGAAGAGGCCGCCTAGGTCCCGCAGGCGCAACTGGCGGGCGATTTCATCGGCGGCCTCCAGGTTGGTGTTGAGGGCCGTCTCCTCGATGTCGGCGCCCTTGGTGGCCCGGGCCGAGTTGATATCGATGGAGGTCAAGGCCTCCGTATGGTCGATGACGATGGAGCCGCCCGAAGGCAACTGGACCGAGCGCTGGAAGGCGGATTCGATCTGGCTCTCGATCTGGTAGCGCGTGAAGAGCGGCACCTCGTCCTCGTAGAGCCGCAGTTTGCGCAGATTGTGGGGCATGACCTGGCGGATGAAGGCCTCGGCCTTCTCGTACATCTTGCGATCATCGACCACGATCTCGCCGATGTCCGTGCGCAGGTGGTCACGGATGGAGCGGATGATGACGTCGCTTTCCTGATATATGAGGTAAGGCGCCTTGCGCTCGGCGGCGGACTGCTCGATGGCGGCCCAGAGTTGGTTGAGGTAGTTGAGGTCCCACTGCAACTCCTCGACGCTCTTGCCGACGCCGGCGGTGCGCACGATGAGCCCGGTGTTCTCGGGGATCGCGAGCTGGCTCATGGCGTCGCGCAACTCGGAGCGGTCGTTGCCCTCGATACGCCGGGAGACGCCACCGGCCCGGGGGTTGTTGGGCATCAGGACCAGGTAGCGGCCAGCCAGGGAGACGAAGGTAGTGAGGGCCGCGCCCTTATTGCCGCGTTCCTCCTTGTCGATCTGGACCACCACCTCGCGGCCCTCGGTGAGGGCATCCTTGATGTTGACGCGAGCGCCCGGCTTGTTCGCCTCTTCGGTGAAGTAGCTGCGGGCGATTTCCTTGAGGGGCAGGAAGCCGTGGCGCTCGGCCCCGTAATCGACGAAGGCAGCCTCCAGGCTGGGCTCGACGCGGGTTATGTAGCCTTTATAAATGTTGGCCTTTTTCTGTTCCCGGCCCGAGGATTCGATATCTAGGTTGAAGAGTTTCTGGCCATCGACAATAGCCACCCGCAACTCTTCCGGCTGAGTTGCGTTGATCAGCATTCTTTTCATTCTATGTCTCGCAGCTAGGCGCGCTGGTCCCCCGGGACTCTGGCCGGCCCATCGCCGCCGAGGGGGGTCGATGGCCGGAGGTCTGTCCAGCCGCGCCGACCCTCAAGCCCCCGCCATTCGTGAGGCGGCGGGCGGTGAGGGCCGCGCGGGCAGGCGCGCGTGATCCTTCATGTCGCGGGGCCCCGATTGAGCTCCGCGCGCTTGGGACCAGCGCCTTCCTGACTGAGAGGGCGCTGGACCTTGGGGCATCTGGGCACATGGGATGGGGGGTGACTCGAATCGAATCTCACCAACCCGATGCGCCGGGCCGTCTCGGTGTACAATCCGCGACCGCCTGATGTAAGGGACGCCGCTGGTTTAGCGCAAGGTGCCGGCCGACGGCTAAGGGTATGTCGGGGCGCCGAGGGATTGGCACGGAGGGCGGCCTAGGAGGAATCGCCCCGGAAATCGTCTGTTTGCATCGCCGTTCCAGGCTAAGTGGCTGGTACGTCGCAGCCCTCCAATAGTATCAGCGAACGCTGATCGCATCAATCCAATCAAGGTTATGGACCCGATCATCTCTTACAGCTCGAGACCCCCACCTCATGTCGGATGAGACCCCCCCTCAGGCGGTCGTCCTGGTAAGCATCGATGCCGAGCTTGCCGGTCAGCGTATCGACAACTTTCTCCTGGCCAGGGCCAAGGGCGTGCCGCGCAGTCATGTCTATCGCATCCTCCGGCGCGGCGAGGTCCGGGTGAACAAGGGTCGGGTCAAGCCGGATTACCGGTTGCAGCCGGGTGATCTGGTGCGCGTCCCACCCTTGCGTACGGTCGAACCCCGGCCGCCGGGTCAGGCGCCGCAGTCCCGCCTGCGCGACCTCGCCGGGGCCATCCTCTACGAAGACGAGCGGCTGCTGGCCTTGGACAAGCCGGCGGGGCTGGCGGTGCATGGCGGCAGCGGCCTGAGTTTTGGCCTCATCGAGGCCATGCGCCAGATGCGGCCCGGGGCGGAGCTGGAATTGGTGCATCGCCTCGACCGCGATACCTCCGGCTGTCTGTTGCTGGCGAAGCGTGCCAGTACCTTGCGCGATCTGCATCGACTCATGCGCGAGAATGGTGTCGAAAAGCGCTATCTGGCCCTGTTGGTCAGGCCCCTGCCGAGGCCCGAAATGACGGTGGATGCCCCCCTGCTCAAGAACACTCTGAAGAGCGGTGAGCGGGTGGTGCGGGTCGATATCGCCCAGGGCAAGCCGGCGCGGACCCTGTTTCGCCGCCTGCGCCGCCTGGGCGCACTGGATCTGGTGGAGGTCCGCCTCATTACGGGGCGGACCCACCAGATTCGCGTCCACGCCGCCTA from Chromatiaceae bacterium carries:
- the rne gene encoding ribonuclease E — protein: MKRMLINATQPEELRVAIVDGQKLFNLDIESSGREQKKANIYKGYITRVEPSLEAAFVDYGAERHGFLPLKEIARSYFTEEANKPGARVNIKDALTEGREVVVQIDKEERGNKGAALTTFVSLAGRYLVLMPNNPRAGGVSRRIEGNDRSELRDAMSQLAIPENTGLIVRTAGVGKSVEELQWDLNYLNQLWAAIEQSAAERKAPYLIYQESDVIIRSIRDHLRTDIGEIVVDDRKMYEKAEAFIRQVMPHNLRKLRLYEDEVPLFTRYQIESQIESAFQRSVQLPSGGSIVIDHTEALTSIDINSARATKGADIEETALNTNLEAADEIARQLRLRDLGGLFVVDFIDMTPVRNQREVENRLRDAMKEDRARVQLGRISRFGLMEMSRQRLRPSLGESSQLVCPRCKGQGTIRGVESLALSILRILEEEAMKENTERILAELPVDVATFLLNEKRRAILEIEKRQRLSVLLLPSAHLETPDYRIERVRTQDAERLTPDQPSYQLAGKIEERHLELGRVTEPVRVEEPAIKQLAPMEPAPAPRRQEPPPPQAQPTTQPAQEQRQPESLLKRLWTNLFAPRHVEEVAPAPVPAARPEPPRRPRPAPRPAPASRPVESQSQSGRSPSGGSDRDASRQRPAQQPPRRNEPRRDEARRDEPRRDEVKRGETRREEPRREEIRRDEPKRDDPRREEAFGPRPLTGGPPSRPQPPASQAGDEQPPAPPTPTRGEAGESGEGGGESRRGSRRGGRGRGRRGGEAHRPEDATPAPLEESDTLDFFDWDLIPAEGTPTPLARTNPPATALAAQEQTPRTPQPDLIGAEETALQRDEFAETETLRPSREPQPTVSAEAIQPSSITEDLDTQRLAAETTRKDESESEPSQDLIAEGAEAPTKPRSRRRRGGRGRRGRGNSGEASQEESDVVESGEGEDQPETSAALDQIETGAPQTPAIPSRVQPLETAEPSVEAEIMASPEKRESVAEEPTAPIKLTGKPKARTPLEPASSASETPAPGPTPSPRRRRATAEEPEQPVETQRQTAAPPAEQPASKESPLAPDETALTPAATPPEPSQVNAEPEPETPVERAKAPVARKTAKPVPEAEPISPEIPPTGNAPTQEKAGEAKGKSSKVSDPASPKAPKAPKAPKAEPVAAEPSKVADKSSAEEGDAD
- a CDS encoding RluA family pseudouridine synthase, coding for MSDETPPQAVVLVSIDAELAGQRIDNFLLARAKGVPRSHVYRILRRGEVRVNKGRVKPDYRLQPGDLVRVPPLRTVEPRPPGQAPQSRLRDLAGAILYEDERLLALDKPAGLAVHGGSGLSFGLIEAMRQMRPGAELELVHRLDRDTSGCLLLAKRASTLRDLHRLMRENGVEKRYLALLVRPLPRPEMTVDAPLLKNTLKSGERVVRVDIAQGKPARTLFRRLRRLGALDLVEVRLITGRTHQIRVHAAYLGAPLAGDEKYGDEVANKALRPLGLRRLFLHAASLSLQPAHLDQPLRIQAPLPAELEALLGRLEGIKK